Proteins encoded within one genomic window of Polynucleobacter duraquae:
- the ispD gene encoding 2-C-methyl-D-erythritol 4-phosphate cytidylyltransferase — protein MFAGNQSSPSLAQCHALLPTAGTGSRLGGALPKQFQELAGKPMLAYALDAFIQTPEIASIWVGVSPGFIDNPILGTLTSKAPAIRFTPSGGPTRQETVLNTLAEMLKAGIPESDWVLVHDAARPGITPQLIQKLILAVNQTGEGGLLAMPLADTLKMADANSAIAGNPSRSVKTISRDHLWQAQTPQMFGLKQLHDAIEEGIRLEADITDEASAMELIGKNPLLIEGATRNFKVTHPADWDLMQTLLRTPINL, from the coding sequence ATGTTCGCTGGAAATCAATCTTCACCGTCTTTAGCTCAATGTCATGCCCTGTTGCCTACGGCAGGTACCGGATCTCGGCTTGGTGGAGCTTTGCCAAAGCAGTTTCAGGAGCTGGCAGGAAAGCCAATGCTAGCTTATGCCCTAGATGCTTTTATTCAGACTCCCGAGATTGCCTCTATATGGGTGGGCGTAAGCCCTGGTTTTATCGATAACCCCATCCTAGGCACGCTTACCAGTAAAGCTCCAGCGATCCGGTTCACTCCAAGCGGTGGACCCACCCGCCAAGAAACCGTCCTCAATACTTTGGCAGAGATGCTCAAAGCAGGTATTCCTGAGAGCGATTGGGTTCTGGTGCACGACGCCGCTAGACCAGGAATCACACCTCAACTCATTCAAAAACTCATTCTTGCTGTAAATCAAACGGGCGAGGGTGGCTTATTGGCAATGCCACTAGCTGACACCCTCAAAATGGCTGATGCTAACTCCGCAATTGCTGGTAATCCCAGCCGGTCTGTGAAGACAATATCCCGAGATCATCTATGGCAAGCCCAAACACCTCAGATGTTTGGTTTAAAGCAATTACACGATGCCATTGAAGAGGGCATTCGCTTGGAGGCGGATATTACGGATGAAGCCAGTGCTATGGAGCTGATTGGCAAAAACCCCCTATTAATTGAAGGTGCGACTCGTAATTTCAAAGTAACCCATCCGGCAGATTGGGATTTGATGCAAACCCTCTTGCGAACCCCTATAAACTTATAG
- the ispF gene encoding 2-C-methyl-D-erythritol 2,4-cyclodiphosphate synthase, with protein MTSSTPHIPQFRIGQGYDVHALVEGRKLILGGVHVPNEKGLLGHSDADALLHALTDALLGAAGLNDIGQLFPDTDPQFKDMDSRILLRAALQKIQAAGFHVGNVDATIICQKPKLATFLPEMVRNIAADLLVTPSHVNLKAKTNESLGHLGRGEGIAVHAVALLYKA; from the coding sequence ATGACATCCAGCACGCCTCATATTCCTCAATTTCGCATCGGCCAGGGCTACGACGTTCATGCCTTGGTCGAGGGTCGCAAGCTTATTCTCGGTGGGGTGCATGTCCCTAATGAAAAGGGCCTGTTGGGACATTCTGATGCGGATGCCTTGTTGCATGCTTTGACGGATGCTTTACTGGGCGCCGCAGGCTTAAATGATATTGGGCAGTTATTTCCAGATACAGATCCACAGTTTAAGGATATGGATAGCCGAATTTTGCTCAGAGCTGCTCTGCAAAAGATCCAAGCAGCTGGATTTCATGTGGGCAATGTGGACGCAACGATTATTTGCCAAAAACCTAAATTAGCCACTTTCTTACCGGAAATGGTTCGCAATATTGCAGCAGATTTGCTGGTGACGCCCAGCCATGTCAACCTCAAGGCTAAAACCAATGAATCTCTTGGGCACCTTGGCAGAGGTGAGGGCATAGCAGTTCATGCCGTGGCTTTGCTCTACAAGGCCTAA